In a genomic window of Niallia taxi:
- the arr gene encoding NAD(+)--rifampin ADP-ribosyltransferase gives MNLKFDQYNVVIKLCMSGMTMEDGGNDEGATTMFHQAWQEAKDDYERFIAAYHLARIQKSITDKLKWMETSLQCALNINDDNVKSAYSTLYLNIAKCYEELCDSDHAIRNYELSNSYNGAPTDEGPFYHGTKADLQVGDLLTAGGNSNYKPGLKMNHIYFTANANGAGLAAALAKGEGRERVYKIEPTGEFENDPNVTDKKFPGNLTRSYRSQEPLRIISEETEWAKMTPTERSEWRKNLAKNKGEIIN, from the coding sequence ATGAATTTAAAATTCGATCAATACAACGTCGTTATTAAACTCTGTATGAGTGGGATGACCATGGAAGATGGCGGAAATGATGAAGGTGCAACCACAATGTTTCATCAAGCATGGCAGGAAGCAAAAGACGACTATGAAAGGTTTATTGCAGCTTATCATTTGGCTCGTATACAAAAGAGTATTACAGATAAATTGAAATGGATGGAAACCTCTTTACAGTGTGCACTAAATATAAATGATGATAATGTTAAGAGTGCATACTCAACGTTATATTTAAACATTGCCAAATGCTATGAGGAGTTATGTGATTCTGATCATGCAATAAGAAATTATGAATTATCCAACTCATATAACGGTGCACCTACTGATGAAGGACCATTTTATCATGGGACAAAGGCTGATTTACAGGTTGGTGATTTGCTGACAGCGGGTGGAAATTCAAATTACAAACCTGGGCTTAAAATGAACCACATATATTTCACTGCTAATGCCAATGGTGCAGGACTTGCAGCAGCATTAGCAAAAGGAGAAGGAAGAGAACGCGTTTATAAAATAGAACCAACAGGTGAATTTGAAAACGACCCAAATGTTACTGACAAAAAGTTCCCGGGTAACTTAACACGATCTTATCGTTCTCAAGAACCTTTAAGAATTATTAGTGAAGAAACTGAGTGGGCGAAAATGACACCTACGGAGCGAAGTGAATGGCGCAAAAATTTAGCCAAAAACAAGGGCGAAATTATTAACTGA
- a CDS encoding CPBP family intramembrane glutamic endopeptidase, which produces MEIFLWIMIVFVLLYEPIYGYYDFQKFKVNVTTNPHAREKYYINSIVGLWAPTLYIILLVLFTELTFNQIGFTLPSINTNAFGPIITYTVFALTGIYILAILYYMIGYHVSINIRTKFTEAKNREKEKSEYLAIMPVSKREKKLWNYVSITAGLTEEIIYRGFLIFAFSYFFPNLSVWFVVIFASLLFGLAHTYQGLLSGVLRTAIVGLIFSVLYMGLNSIIPLILLHFLIDYMAKLGEDENSIQDSRITKIP; this is translated from the coding sequence ATGGAAATTTTCCTTTGGATAATGATTGTATTTGTGTTACTATATGAGCCAATTTACGGATATTATGATTTTCAGAAATTTAAGGTAAATGTCACAACAAATCCACATGCCAGAGAGAAGTATTATATTAATTCTATTGTAGGTTTGTGGGCTCCTACTCTCTATATCATCCTCTTAGTCCTTTTCACAGAACTTACCTTTAATCAAATAGGGTTTACCTTACCTTCCATTAACACAAATGCATTTGGCCCTATTATTACCTACACCGTATTTGCCTTAACTGGTATTTATATTCTTGCTATCCTATATTATATGATAGGATACCATGTCAGTATTAATATTCGTACAAAATTCACCGAAGCAAAAAACAGAGAAAAAGAAAAATCAGAGTACCTCGCAATAATGCCTGTAAGCAAAAGAGAGAAGAAGTTATGGAATTACGTTTCTATTACGGCTGGACTTACGGAAGAAATAATATACAGAGGCTTTTTAATCTTTGCTTTTTCTTATTTTTTCCCAAACCTGTCCGTTTGGTTTGTTGTCATTTTTGCGTCTCTTTTGTTCGGACTTGCTCATACGTATCAGGGGCTATTATCAGGCGTATTGCGGACAGCAATAGTTGGCTTGATTTTCTCCGTTTTATATATGGGACTTAATTCAATTATCCCCCTTATTCTTCTTCATTTCTTAATAGATTATATGGCAAAGCTTGGGGAGGATGAAAATTCTATTCAAGATTCTCGAATTACAAAAATCCCATAA
- a CDS encoding IS110 family RNA-guided transposase — MSYNQNHKIAQITPKTLVIGIDIAKHHHVARAQDYRGIELGSTCFFDNTHEGFRTFINWINQIKESYEMESVITGMEPTDHYWLNLAHILKDEQIKFVTVNPLHVKHSKELDDNSPTKNDIKDAKVIAQLVKDGRYAEPSIPQGVFAELRVAKKLRDLLNVDLQIVQGQVHNWIDRYFPEFFTVFKSWEGKAAIHLLKLEALPEELVRYTEEELLEYLRQAVKRSIGIKKIQALKEAANRSIGIRQGAMMAKMELRTLIQKYELIQAKFEELDQTLDTLLQDIPGVEQMLEITGIGRDTVGGFFAEVGDLSEYNHPRQITKLAGLSLKENTSGKHKGRTRITKRGRKKLRALLFRASMILVAKNKAFKALHHHYTTRPDNPLKMMQSLIAFCNKLIRILFSIWKKQFVFQEEKMLKDIPHMHAFIQESIAA, encoded by the coding sequence ATGAGTTATAACCAAAATCATAAAATAGCTCAAATTACACCTAAAACCTTAGTGATTGGAATTGATATTGCCAAACATCATCACGTAGCTAGAGCACAGGATTATCGTGGAATAGAGCTAGGTTCTACTTGTTTTTTTGATAATACTCATGAAGGATTTAGGACTTTTATTAATTGGATTAATCAAATAAAAGAGTCATACGAAATGGAGTCTGTCATTACTGGAATGGAGCCAACAGACCATTACTGGCTTAATTTAGCTCATATTCTAAAGGATGAACAGATTAAATTTGTAACAGTCAACCCTTTACACGTCAAGCACAGTAAGGAGCTAGACGATAACTCTCCAACTAAGAATGATATTAAAGATGCAAAAGTCATTGCACAACTAGTCAAAGACGGTAGATACGCCGAACCAAGTATACCACAAGGGGTTTTCGCGGAACTGCGTGTGGCTAAGAAATTACGCGATCTATTAAATGTAGACTTACAAATTGTGCAGGGGCAAGTACACAACTGGATTGATCGATACTTTCCAGAGTTTTTTACCGTCTTTAAAAGTTGGGAAGGAAAGGCAGCTATTCATTTATTAAAGCTTGAAGCATTACCGGAAGAACTGGTGAGATATACAGAAGAAGAATTACTAGAATACCTTAGGCAAGCAGTGAAACGTAGTATAGGGATTAAGAAGATTCAAGCTTTAAAAGAAGCCGCCAATCGCTCGATTGGCATTCGTCAGGGTGCCATGATGGCTAAAATGGAATTAAGAACGTTAATTCAAAAGTATGAACTCATTCAAGCCAAGTTCGAAGAGCTTGACCAAACTCTGGATACACTACTTCAAGATATTCCAGGCGTTGAACAAATGTTAGAGATAACAGGAATTGGACGCGATACAGTGGGGGGGTTCTTCGCTGAAGTAGGCGATTTGAGTGAATACAATCATCCTCGTCAAATAACCAAATTGGCAGGACTTAGCTTAAAAGAAAATACATCAGGTAAGCATAAAGGGAGAACTAGAATAACCAAACGTGGTCGAAAGAAATTACGAGCATTGTTATTTCGGGCATCTATGATTCTAGTAGCCAAGAACAAGGCCTTTAAAGCTCTACATCATCACTACACAACGAGACCTGACAATCCGTTGAAAATGATGCAGTCTTTAATTGCTTTTTGTAATAAACTTATACGTATTCTCTTTTCAATTTGGAAGAAGCAGTTTGTGTTTCAGGAAGAAAAGATGTTAAAGGACATCCCCCATATGCATGCATTTATTCAAGAATCAATAGCAGCTTAA
- a CDS encoding class I SAM-dependent methyltransferase — MDELEFYDKVGKLNGWDFSKLKVTTEGIKWDFYEEVTKRGKSSDILLDVGTGGGENLLRIASSLLFLVGIDFSRGMIETAQSNYKQSKVSNVRFFQMSSDNLQFPTGFFDLISNCHAPFASMEIARVIKNEGLFLTQQVSEADKLNLKEAFERGQGFGEADGALKERYIKELKSAGFTEVQSFEYDANEYYQRAEDLIFLLKHTPIIPDFGQGEKDLDILGSFIENNRTEKGIHTNSKRFLIIAKK, encoded by the coding sequence ATGGATGAGTTAGAATTTTATGATAAGGTTGGAAAGTTAAACGGCTGGGATTTTAGTAAATTAAAAGTTACAACTGAAGGGATTAAGTGGGATTTTTACGAAGAAGTAACGAAGAGAGGTAAAAGTTCGGATATTCTTTTGGACGTTGGAACTGGTGGAGGAGAAAATTTATTAAGAATTGCTTCTTCATTGCTTTTTCTGGTTGGAATTGATTTCTCAAGAGGAATGATTGAAACTGCTCAATCTAATTATAAACAGTCAAAAGTGTCAAACGTTCGATTTTTCCAAATGTCTTCTGATAATTTACAATTTCCAACTGGTTTTTTTGATCTCATCTCAAACTGCCACGCACCGTTTGCTTCAATGGAAATAGCCAGGGTTATAAAAAATGAGGGCCTTTTTTTAACACAACAGGTAAGTGAAGCTGACAAATTAAATTTAAAGGAAGCTTTTGAGCGGGGTCAAGGTTTTGGAGAAGCTGATGGAGCATTAAAAGAAAGATATATAAAGGAACTCAAGTCAGCAGGTTTTACTGAAGTTCAATCTTTTGAATACGACGCTAATGAATACTATCAAAGAGCAGAGGATCTAATTTTCTTACTTAAACATACACCTATTATTCCTGATTTTGGTCAGGGAGAGAAAGACTTGGATATTCTGGGTAGTTTCATTGAAAACAATAGAACCGAAAAAGGAATCCACACAAATTCCAAAAGGTTTTTGATAATAGCAAAAAAATAA
- a CDS encoding S-adenosylmethionine decarboxylase related protein — MRDIGGAISIFGSAGGVARALLSLLNKSITDSTDPLHKFSKQSMLHLIDIKQKDIAYYNEICPNLINQIVLKQIDLTDLKEVRKHISETETSLIVDLSWADTIDILDICNEFGVFYVNSALENIEVNEDENLKGFTLLERFYRFENAKNRFTNMKGIVCSGMNPGVVQWMAYSIMAMHPNEKPLACYIVEKDTTFYKDKSLLDKDIIYSTWSPECFLDEAILNYPMIVKGKVPLHLYKEVYAQEFKVTLGDTQFYGCLMPHEEVLSLGTLYDMETGFIYKVNDYTTQIIRDNLGCTDDLLNWNLKVLDPSEAELEGEDLVGVLLVYKDKERYMYNVMNSQFTFEKYGINATYIQVACGVYAGICTLLLDKISNGVFYVEELLEKDKSAGYGKYITQYMKEFVIGVNQGSDGLILDRMKKV, encoded by the coding sequence ATGCGTGATATTGGTGGAGCAATTTCAATTTTTGGAAGTGCTGGTGGTGTTGCGAGGGCATTGTTGTCTTTGTTAAATAAATCTATTACAGACTCAACTGATCCACTACACAAATTTTCAAAGCAAAGTATGTTGCACTTAATTGATATAAAACAAAAGGATATTGCTTACTACAATGAAATATGTCCTAATTTGATTAATCAAATAGTTCTAAAACAGATCGATCTTACAGACTTAAAAGAGGTACGTAAACATATCTCCGAAACTGAAACTTCGTTAATTGTTGACTTATCTTGGGCAGATACAATAGATATTCTAGATATATGCAACGAATTTGGGGTTTTTTACGTAAATTCAGCTTTAGAAAATATAGAAGTAAATGAAGACGAAAATCTAAAAGGATTTACTTTACTAGAACGTTTTTATCGATTTGAAAATGCTAAAAATAGGTTTACAAATATGAAAGGGATAGTGTGTTCTGGAATGAATCCTGGGGTTGTGCAATGGATGGCTTATTCCATAATGGCCATGCATCCTAATGAAAAACCACTAGCATGTTATATTGTCGAAAAAGATACCACGTTCTACAAGGATAAGTCACTTCTGGACAAGGATATTATATATTCTACCTGGTCACCTGAGTGTTTTTTAGATGAGGCAATATTAAACTATCCGATGATAGTTAAGGGAAAAGTGCCTCTTCATCTATATAAAGAGGTTTATGCTCAAGAATTTAAGGTTACATTAGGGGATACCCAATTTTATGGATGTTTAATGCCACATGAGGAAGTTTTGAGTTTAGGAACCCTTTATGATATGGAAACTGGGTTTATATATAAAGTAAACGATTATACAACACAAATAATCCGGGATAATCTTGGATGTACAGACGATTTATTGAATTGGAATTTAAAAGTTTTAGATCCTTCGGAGGCTGAATTAGAGGGTGAAGACCTGGTAGGAGTTCTACTTGTATACAAGGACAAAGAGCGATATATGTATAATGTTATGAACAGTCAATTTACATTTGAAAAATATGGAATAAACGCTACTTATATACAGGTTGCTTGTGGTGTTTATGCAGGGATTTGTACGTTGTTATTAGATAAAATTTCGAATGGTGTATTTTATGTCGAAGAATTGCTGGAAAAAGATAAGAGCGCTGGTTACGGTAAATATATCACTCAATATATGAAAGAATTTGTAATAGGTGTGAACCAAGGGTCTGATGGTCTTATTTTAGACAGAATGAAAAAAGTTTGA
- a CDS encoding SET domain-containing protein, with amino-acid sequence MMHPDTEIRFVSEEIGVGLFATKLIPKGTITWIKDELDIILKKEYIESLDDARKKVIYKYAYEDNDIEYVLNWDHAKYINHSFNPNIVDTAYDFELAARDIQPGEQLTCDYGTLGGDEKFESPPAEGSSRTRVYSNDYLTYYKEWDNMAKEAFKYFNKVDQPLQYLIHEKFIDKVNAVANGTEPIDSILTLWNYEHPEK; translated from the coding sequence ATGATGCACCCTGATACAGAAATTCGGTTCGTAAGTGAGGAAATAGGCGTTGGTCTGTTTGCAACAAAATTAATCCCTAAAGGAACCATTACCTGGATTAAAGATGAATTAGATATCATTCTAAAAAAAGAGTATATTGAAAGTCTTGATGATGCACGAAAAAAGGTAATATATAAATACGCATATGAAGATAATGACATCGAGTATGTTCTTAATTGGGATCACGCAAAGTATATTAATCATAGTTTTAATCCAAATATTGTAGATACAGCATATGACTTTGAGTTAGCAGCTAGAGACATTCAACCTGGCGAACAATTAACATGTGATTATGGAACGTTGGGTGGCGACGAAAAGTTTGAAAGTCCACCAGCAGAAGGATCATCAAGAACAAGAGTGTATTCAAATGACTATTTAACTTATTATAAAGAGTGGGATAACATGGCAAAAGAGGCTTTTAAGTATTTCAATAAGGTAGACCAACCACTACAATATTTGATACACGAAAAATTTATTGATAAAGTAAATGCTGTTGCTAATGGAACTGAACCTATAGATTCCATCCTCACTTTATGGAATTATGAACATCCTGAAAAATAG
- a CDS encoding SunI/YnzG family protein, which produces MYNLGIEIKKTDIELLIKWQLTEVAILNEDILEVVEDETYAGEDTNAIRIGTPYGTTDRIYIKTKKRNYILYTTNKIALLKKINGLI; this is translated from the coding sequence ATGTACAACTTAGGAATTGAGATTAAAAAAACAGATATAGAACTACTTATTAAGTGGCAGCTAACTGAGGTGGCAATTCTTAATGAGGATATACTGGAAGTTGTTGAAGATGAAACTTATGCAGGAGAAGATACTAATGCTATAAGAATAGGGACACCATATGGGACAACTGATCGTATTTACATAAAAACAAAGAAACGAAATTATATACTTTATACTACTAATAAAATTGCTCTACTTAAGAAAATTAATGGATTAATATGA
- a CDS encoding alpha/beta hydrolase, producing MKIINDFATSPNKKVAFTIFKHEEQPNSLAIIFPGVGYTAQAPLLHYSCGIYFKKGYDILQVNYNYPREIIANLSEEDFYSDVESVLKKALTDNTYSNFVFIAKSMGTIALSYFITKPEFSNAKSIWLTPLIKRNDVYNALLTLKSKGLCIVGGIDPTYDSSKFNDIKTNKNIEPILIEGTNHNLEFDNDVLKSIEAISIIMNNVVKF from the coding sequence ATGAAAATAATTAATGATTTTGCAACCTCTCCTAATAAAAAGGTTGCATTTACTATTTTCAAACACGAAGAACAACCAAATTCATTAGCCATTATATTTCCTGGTGTGGGCTATACTGCTCAAGCTCCATTACTTCATTACAGTTGTGGTATTTATTTCAAAAAAGGATACGATATACTGCAAGTAAATTATAATTACCCTCGAGAAATTATAGCAAATCTTAGCGAGGAAGATTTTTATTCAGATGTAGAATCTGTACTAAAAAAAGCTCTAACAGATAATACATATAGTAATTTTGTTTTTATTGCTAAATCCATGGGTACAATAGCTTTATCTTATTTCATAACAAAACCTGAGTTTAGTAATGCTAAATCTATTTGGTTGACTCCATTGATTAAAAGAAATGATGTTTATAATGCTTTATTAACTTTAAAGAGTAAGGGGCTTTGCATTGTTGGAGGAATTGATCCAACCTACGATAGCAGCAAGTTTAATGATATTAAAACAAATAAAAATATCGAACCAATTTTAATAGAAGGTACTAATCATAATTTAGAATTTGATAACGATGTACTTAAGTCTATTGAGGCAATAAGCATTATAATGAATAATGTAGTCAAGTTTTAA